In Desulfomonile tiedjei DSM 6799, a genomic segment contains:
- a CDS encoding cob(I)yrinic acid a,c-diamide adenosyltransferase — MCKKGRIRVLTGEGKGKTTSALGIALQFAGVDKKVYMVQFIKRPDSSGEHFAVQALGSWLTLKPVGTRGFILKRKPAPEEKLEARLALDNCREAMLSGEYGLVILDEANVAVHKELLELEVLLDFIKSKPEEVELVITGRYAHEDVISLADQVLEMRKCKHHYETGHPAARGVDF, encoded by the coding sequence ATGTGCAAGAAGGGCCGAATCCGGGTGCTCACCGGAGAAGGCAAAGGAAAGACAACATCAGCTCTGGGTATTGCCCTGCAGTTTGCAGGTGTGGACAAAAAGGTCTATATGGTCCAGTTCATCAAGCGACCGGATTCCAGCGGCGAGCATTTCGCGGTACAGGCATTGGGATCATGGCTAACGCTGAAACCGGTCGGCACGAGAGGATTCATTCTCAAGCGTAAACCTGCACCTGAGGAGAAACTCGAAGCACGGCTTGCCTTGGACAATTGCCGAGAGGCCATGTTGAGTGGAGAGTACGGACTTGTCATTCTTGATGAGGCTAATGTGGCCGTTCACAAAGAACTACTGGAATTGGAAGTACTCCTTGATTTCATAAAGTCCAAGCCCGAAGAAGTGGAGTTGGTCATCACAGGCCGCTACGCTCATGAGGACGTCATTTCCTTGGCAGATCAGGTACTTGAGATGAGAAAGTGTAAACACCACTATGAAACGGGACACCCTGCCGCAAGAGGAGTAGATTTTTAG
- a CDS encoding DUF1638 domain-containing protein yields the protein MPVIGLICCQVLEMEFAHVLANDPVADPVIVLQTDFSDGFSKTFEGLRGKPPTEITTLDDDLPVSESITVLVNVLQVGLHTVIKDLQTGILQAASAMAPYVDLFLLGYGLCGNALANPIELLASVDTPVMIPMDEDHAVDDCIGLLIGGRERYYSEQCKCAGTMFMTSGWANHWKDIMLKQNRGSFGCEISKRLMANYERVLVLSTSVMSSEEMTAQVTEFGELYSLRTEVRDGTLKILEQTWQNAKEKVSRF from the coding sequence ATGCCGGTGATCGGACTCATTTGTTGCCAAGTTTTGGAAATGGAATTCGCTCATGTTCTTGCCAACGATCCGGTCGCGGATCCGGTAATAGTCCTGCAGACGGATTTCTCAGACGGCTTTTCCAAAACGTTCGAAGGTTTACGGGGAAAACCTCCCACAGAAATTACGACTTTGGATGATGATCTCCCAGTCTCTGAGTCCATTACAGTACTCGTGAATGTTCTCCAAGTCGGTCTCCATACCGTCATAAAGGATCTCCAGACAGGCATTCTCCAAGCGGCATCGGCTATGGCTCCATACGTCGATCTGTTTTTGCTGGGTTACGGTCTCTGCGGAAACGCTCTGGCCAATCCTATAGAGCTGCTGGCTTCCGTCGACACCCCCGTCATGATCCCCATGGACGAGGATCATGCAGTTGACGACTGTATTGGGCTGCTCATAGGCGGCAGGGAACGTTATTACTCGGAACAATGTAAATGTGCCGGGACAATGTTCATGACTTCAGGGTGGGCGAATCATTGGAAAGACATAATGCTCAAACAGAATCGCGGAAGTTTCGGCTGTGAAATATCCAAGCGTTTGATGGCGAATTACGAACGGGTACTTGTTCTCTCTACCTCTGTCATGTCCAGCGAAGAGATGACTGCACAAGTCACGGAATTTGGCGAACTCTATTCGTTGAGGACCGAGGTGCGCGATGGCACCCTGAAAATCCTGGAACAGACCTGGCAAAACGCAAAAGAGAAAGTGAGCCGGTTTTAG